agaaaaaagcaacttCCACTGGAGCGCATCCGGCTCTTTTCTATGTCTAGTTCCTGCTCGCCACCATTTCCCAGTGTATGTGTCTATAACAATaatgtacagcagcagcagcccaggcAAACAGGCCGggctagagaaaaagaaataaaacacgaCGACTGTGCCAAACCAACGGGGctggttaaaaagaaaaacaatcatgAAACATCAcatcatccatccatccataaATTATTATATCCCAAAGGTTGTTgggttgtttctttctttcttttgttgttgtgttttccAGGGTGGGCTCTCCcccagtgtttttttttcttctttcgtgaTTACTTGATTTGCTTCATGATTCGCATTTGATTGGACCATGGGGGCCTCCCAGCTATAAACTAGGCAATACATGTAAGAGCATTGTTATTACAAGTCTCAAAACTTGAGTCCCTCCAAGAATAAGCCCGATCCTTTCGTCGGCTTCCTTAAATATAGCAAGCTATATGGTAAGCTTAAGCTTTCTTGGTTAGGTCGACAAGGGGTAAACCTTTGTCGGATGGCGTCAACTCACGCCTTTTTCAACgagcagaaaacaaaattgaccAAGTGTTTTCCTTTGGACAATCAATGAATCAATATGAACATGACATGAgagtagagaaaagaaacattaacGACTTACATACACGGGTGAATGACAATATTAGGGGAGATAAAATTATTGCGTCCAGTTCACTGGAAAATGAACACGCGTGTGTTGACGAATCCGCGGCGAGCGCACGATAATCCGCGGTGGCTCGGCAGATTCTCATGAATACTTTGTTGAATTTGCCGATGAAGCAGAAGGAAATTCCGGAAAGTTCGGCAGACGTCGGCGAAAAATGtcgttttcgaaaaaaaaaataccagctgttttttttatgagaTAGTCGCAATGTTGACCATTCTCGAAGACGACGCTTGGAATGCCCCATAACTTGTCAATGGATTTTGGATCAAAAAGTGGTTTCTAACAACCAAAGCAGCTTATAGGTTTTTCAACGTCGTTGCTAACACATCGGTAGTTTTCTGCCATTTCTGAGGCAAATGAACGGCTATGAGCGGCTAGACAGTCTCGGTCCAGGTGGCCAAAAACTAGCTGGATGAGTGATGCCCCTCCAAATCGCGGTGCATTCCAAAACAATAAGAGGCTTTTTGCAAAGTGGCCTTGGAATTCCCTCTGGTAGGAAATCCGTTCTCACCACACTTGTCTACAAGAAAGGATCCACTGACAACTATGGCAACTAGGTCACCAGTTGCAGGGAACGGCTGTTTCCGGAACATAAGGGTTTCCTTATTGGGGTCCACAGTATCCTAGAGCATACCATGCTTCTAGAGTTTGCTATCGAGGAAGCAAAGCTGAAGAAGAAGTACCTGGACATCTGCTGGCTGGACCTGGCCAACGCTTTTGACTCGCCCTTCCTGATGACTTGCTCCACCCACCAGAGCCTACCAATCCCACCTGTCCTCCACGACATCCTATCGAACATCTACAAGGAAAACACGTCCCAATTCGTCGTCAGCAAGGCGCTATTTCTGGTCAAGCCCATATCAGGCGTCCACCAAGTAGATAACCTAAACTCAATCAACTTTAATCTCGCCGCCAAGCCACTCATCCGAAGCCCTTAAGGATTGTCAAACTCTGGCTTCTTGCTCTTCAACACGCTTTACAAAGCCATCACCTATGCTGAAGATGTTTCACTAGTTGGATCCAGCCCACGTAAAATTCAGCCCACTCTGGATGCATTGCTGATAGTGGCCTCAAAACTTGGCATCCGTTTCATCGGAACCAAGTAGGCCTATTCTTTTCTATCTCTTATCAGCGCTGAACCTCTCTTCACACAGTGGCGCTATCCTACTTATGTGTAACTGCTACTCGGGGACAGCTTACTAACCAATTGAATGAAACTACTTTGATattcttctacctttttttttactcgccTTTCTAATTATATTAGACACCCCTATCCAGTGAATAGCTTACTTAAAATAAACTGAACCACTAACAATTCTTTTCTGCTTTTATtacccccaccccaccccctactaaaaatttttgaccCCTTAAAATACGGCATTCATTTCAGGAGTTTCTCTATACTAACCGTAAGGGAGTGAATCCTACTGAAATGGTTCGGCACCTTCGTAGCAGTGGCTACTAGCTGATTACCAACCtactaaaacattttcaaccCACTAAATATCATAAACTTGCtgcttttaattatttatttaggtTGTCACGTATACAAGATAACATTTCAAAGTGCAAGTTTAAAACCAATAGTAAACTGAATATGTGGATAATATCGAAGTATTCAAAAGTTACTTTGCGGATTAGACGACATTGCCATGGTAAAGGGCCATAACTTGGGATGGTTAGTGGAggattgtctgaaaaaaaaatcaatataaaTTGCATTTCTAGATTAGTAATTTATGTATCAATTatgattgaaaattaaagaaatattactTAGGCGTTCACCATCACCTTTCGAGTTTTGGCCTGAAGCTTCATCATGTTCGGTTGATGTTGTGATCCCTGATTTATCAACATCCTTTTCTTGGTCAGAGCTTTCTTCTCCTGAAGAATCACAGATTCGTTTTTGGCTGCCTGAGCCTGATGGTGATGCCTCACAAGTGCTGGGCTTGCTTTGTTGTTCAAATGGTACACCAGTTGTAAACAATTTCGCTGTGAAGTGAAAAGTGTGAAAAGGTTGAGAGACACTCGGGTTGGTCTGAGTACTTGTAGCAAATCCTCCTCGTAATGGAATGCTTTCAGTGTCATCCAGAATACTAGAATTGGGTGACATATGACTGTCATCGTAAAGTGGTTGTGAATGCAATTGCTGCGAATCCATACTGGGATAATTCATATCCTGACCTATATTATAGATAATGAAAATTTAGTATGAAATTACTGACAATAGCAATTAAAACTACTTACTTACTAAATATTAGGTGAGCTGGTTTGGAATTGGTCTTCATGTCGTGGCACATGTCGGTGTAAGAGTGACTCTTTCACAGTCATATTCTGATGTTCGGTTTGGGGTCTTATACCAAACTTTGTTCTGTACCTACTAGTGATTCAGTATATTGAGATTGGcctgaaatgtaaaaaagctTTATTAGCTACAATGGAAAATGATTAGTTTTTAACAACTTACTGTCATACATTTACTGCGTCCCATCATCAGCTTCAACTAACTTCAACACCAATTttgcaattaaatttttggcCCTGTCTGGAATTACATAGGTTTCTGTCATAAGAAACTCGTCACCGAATCTTCATCGAATATACAGTCATgcgtgaaagtttcttgaacaggcaaatggctctctatgttttaagtttaatttgacggaagggatactacggtgcctaccgtacccccgatattttacgcccttttctctttttctttatattcttctcttcctttacctacgaaagaaaaagagaaaaaggcgcaaaatactgggggtacggtaggcaccgtagtatcccttccgtcaaattaaacttaaaacatagagagccatttgcctgttcaagaaactttcacgcATGACTGTATATATTTCTACTTGATCAACTCGCAAAACCTCCAGTCCCAGTAAATGAATTTTACTCTCTGACTCAACTTTTTGAAGAAACATATGTTTAACCACCCACAAATCAGGCTCTGTCAATGAGTCTCTACTTGGAATATCTACGATTGCTTTCATTCTCGCACCATTTTCAACATTGTATGAAACATCCATCATGCAAAATTTTACGTATTAGAAACGACAGAGCTGTAgactttacatttttttcaagcatgacaaaattaaaaaattaaacaaatttcaggCACGGAATTGCGAAGTCACAGCAAATTTTTCGGTCATTCCCTAAACACATTGCAATACATTCAATATAATTATTgcttatttttcataaaaattcacttaattcattcaaaacagaaatttatgcatatatttaaattatttaaaatgtaatatcaaattaaacttcttatttatattttaaaataattgtgttAAATTGAACTAGGCCTACTTAATGGTAACTCATCCCAGAGATTCTCAGCGTAGACGCCAATGTTTTGTTAAGGACTATGAAAACACTCATCTCCTTTATTTATTGGATTTGTCAAATCGATTAACTGGGGACACATTTGACACTTAACTTCGGTATACATTTAGCAGCCATTTTCGTCTAAACAATAAATCACTAATTGATAGTAGATGAGGTTGCACTATAGCTcactaataaaacaaatcagCGGGTAGCTCGGAGCAAAGTCATGCCATTATGCTAACGAATGCTACTTATTCCTTGTACCCTACTTAAACTGCAATGATGTGAAAACATACTTACAATTTTGTATATGACTAACCCTACAACTGATGACTTTTTTCCGTCAAACTGCTAACCCTTCCTACTGAACTTTCTGAACTAGTGATCAAAGGTACTGAATTTTTCACAGTACTTATAACAAAAgtactaaatttttgtaaactacTAGCTATAACCTACAgtgattttattattgattagtttttaaaatcaaactacTAACCCTACCTGAACATACTGAATTTTTCAGACTACTAACTAAATCTTTATAAACTGCTGGACCGACCTACTGAACAGAACTATGCCTGCTAACAGTTTCACTAtgaataaagtaaaaagtaGGCAAATGAATGGTTAGTTGAGAAATTGTACTTAAGCAAGTACAGTAAAATACTGAATTGCGTTTCAGTACCATAATCGACCATATTGAAGGGTACTGAAACTGTTAGGGGTGTGTAGGTACTGGAAATCGGTAAAATAAGCAGTTTAACGCGGCTGTGCAGTCATAGTGTCTCTTTACGATGCATCGAAGCACGATAGAGCGAGTGCTACCTTAGTGTCCCGATGGGCACCCGACTAATTTTCTGTCCTGATACGATGGTCGCGGACTCAGATATTTCCCAATGGCAGAAGCATGAAGTTTTCCGCGCGCATTTTCTGCCTTCACTTTCGCACCACTTGGCAACTGGACGTGTGCTTCGTGGTTTCGTTAAGGAACTTGAAACCCGATGTGCTTAATTCCTTCTACAAACCTCCCACACAAGGCTCAGACCGCCTTCCTTTTTCATGAGCACACAGCGTGCAAATTTGGAGCGTCTCAGTTAAAGGATGCCGACATTTGGATCGTTTTCAGAGTTATCCAACTTCTTGATAGCCCCAATCTGGTTTTCTAACTTGGCTTGTTCCCGTTGCCGGCAAGCCACTTCAACCACTTACTAGCTCCCGACTACCTTTCTGGGTCCACTCAGAAAAGAAGCCACCTCCAGAGTGGTCACCACGACGCGCTTCTACAAGGTTGGCATCAACACTTTATCGCGAGCAAGAAAAGTAACACGCCAACTGGAAGCCAGGATCGATGTATCCAGCGATGAATCTCAACCTAAAATGACAGACGACGTCTCCTGTGTTTCTGCAAAAGCTGTCAGGGGTCTCCGAACTGTCATCAGGAAGCGCTAGACCATTTCTCTCACCAATGCCCAGAATTAGGGCCGATTGGCAAGAGGACTTATGCTGGACAACTCGAACGACATTGCTAGGCTTACTTCTTGTCACAGCAGCCTCTCCTTTGACGATTGGATCCTTATCCACAAGAGCCGTCTCGGCATTCTACCTCTCTTTGGCACTCCTGGCCTGGCCAATCAAATGCCACAGATACAAAGAGGATGTGGAGACTTCCTCTTACGTCACCAGCCATTATTGCAACAACCTTCCGGCCATCGGCTGCCGGCATGAGTTGGTGCTGGGTGAAATAGTCAAAACCATCACACTATTCGGTCATGAGGCTCGAGTCAACAGAGTTTACGAGAATTCCATCCTCAGGCCGGACATAAGTACCTCTTCTACACCGAATATCATCAATCTCAACATTAACTTCGATGCTCA
The window above is part of the Daphnia pulex isolate KAP4 chromosome 3, ASM2113471v1 genome. Proteins encoded here:
- the LOC124191119 gene encoding uncharacterized protein LOC124191119, which encodes MTVICHPILVFWMTLKAFHYEEDLLQVLRPTRVSLNLFTLFTSQRNCLQLVYHLNNKASPALVRHHHQAQAAKNESVILQEKKALTKKRMLINQGSQHQPNMMKLQAKTRKTILH